A stretch of the Drosophila sulfurigaster albostrigata strain 15112-1811.04 chromosome 2L, ASM2355843v2, whole genome shotgun sequence genome encodes the following:
- the LOC133847880 gene encoding endothelin-converting enzyme 1, giving the protein MMRIWGICLLLASVQALPTKHLNHNATEEQEQEQELEEETSHWNGDINLQYIQRIESYMQPEQDACHDFHAYACGNWKSVHGNVSTMSLSGSHIDQRYVHLFERLLREPQASEHRLPMFPKLLRYYQSCLALDKPRLRHYLDHLPPRSTDHWMELLAILGRYGHHEHYIRITVAHHNASRHIIFMQAHVHELKMTLTPNIYFALRRHLDGDLPSLPDLRQQFKQLDATLYRLSQSESINSEEENFKTYTLNQLQQELPGLNWTHALQLKFNATYDGQHQVQVDELPQLRQLIDFLNQADARLLRLYSLSRFLQYLLQLPHNPLNNLVNNRAPSSVECVQHMRKTLYLGMNYAYEHIYYAKQRATDERIIFRVFEELKAQFSKQLRLNEFGLDANLLSALQQKVSGMAINIGNMPHNASEQFFREREQLWQATGDFYLNHFKSLLEYNAHQAEMERTTNATLKQLFYSFSYHGPSMQDNIDATPYFYCVSNIIIMPYAYVQLPFYHAQFWPALLYGDLGNTLGHEMLHTLDSFFVDFDAQGVQRDYGDQLRRYRQYVAGIECLNSTANITLNERTADFSGTRLALHTYLQTPMQRRQHGRLYFLQFAQFFCGQEADESHDEGSVRLNYTLSQMPEFAEVFNCTQGTPMNPVERCRFW; this is encoded by the coding sequence ATGATGCGAATTTGGGgaatttgtttgctgctggcaagtGTCCAGGCGCTGCCCACCAAACACCTGAATCACAATGCCACAGAggaacaggagcaggagcaggagctggaAGAGGAGACGTCACATTGGAACGGGGATATCAATTTGCAGTACATTCAACGAATTGAGAGCTATATGCAACCGGAGCAGGATGCCTGCCACGATTTTCATGCCTATGCCTGTGGCAATTGGAAGTCGGTGCACGGCAATGTGTCGACGATGTCGTTAAGCGGCTCCCACATCGATCAACGCTATGTGCACCTGTTCGAGCGACTGTTGCGGGAGCCACAAGCGTCGGAGCATCGGCTGCCGATGTTTCCAAAACTCTTGCGTTACTATCAGAGCTGCTTGGCCTTGGATAAGCCGCGATTGCGTCACTATCTGGATCATTTGCCGCCACGAAGCACCGATCATTGGATGGAACTGTTGGCGATCTTGGGACGATATGGACATCATGAGCACTACATCAGGATTACGGTGGCCCATCACAATGCCAGCCGGCACATAATCTTCATGCAAGCCCATGTGCATGAGCTCAAAATGACTCTAACCCCAAATATCTATTTCGCCTTGCGGCGTCACTTAGATGGCGATTTGCCATCGTTGCCGGATTTGCGACAGCAATTCAAGCAGTTGGACGCGACACTTTATCGGCTCTCTCAATCGGAGAGCATCAACAGTGAAGAGGAGAACTTTAAGACATACACGCTGAACCAACTGCAGCAGGAGCTGCCTGGCCTCAACTGGACGCACGCCTTGCAGCTAAAATTCAATGCCACCTATGACGGCCAGCATCAAGTGCAGGTGGATGAGTTACCCCAACTGCGGCAACTGATCGACTTCCTCAACCAGGCCGATGCTCGTCTCTTGCGTTTATACAGCCTGTCACGATTTCTGCAGTATTTGCTCCAGTTGCCGCACAATCCACTGAACAATCTGGTGAACAACAGAGCGCCATCGAGTGTCGAGTGTGTGCAGCACATGCGAAAGACGCTGTATTTGGGCATGAACTATGCCTACGAACACATCTACTATGCGAAGCAGCGGGCTACGGATGAACGCATCATCTTTCGCGTCTTTGAGGAGCTGAAAGCACAGTTCTCCAAGCAACTTCGACTGAACGAGTTCGGCTTGGATGCCAATCTGTTGTCGGCACTGCAGCAGAAAGTGTCCGGCATGGCCATCAACATTGGCAACATGCCGCACAATGCCAGCGAACAGTTCTTTCGAGAGCGCGAGCAGCTGTGGCAAGCAACTGGTGACTTCTACTTGAATCACTTCAAGAGTCTGCTGGAGTACAATGCGCACCAGGCGGAGATGGAGCGCACCACAAATGCAACGCTGAAGCAGCTGTTCTACAGCTTCAGCTATCATGGACCCAGTATGCAAGATAATATCGATGCCACACCGTATTTCTATTGCGTgagcaacatcatcattatgCCCTATGCCTATGTGCAGTTGCCCTTCTATCACGCCCAATTTTGGCCAGCATTGCTCTATGGCGATTTGGGCAACACGCTTGGCCATGAGATGCTGCACACCTTGGACAGCTTCTTTGTGGACTTCGATGCTCAGGGCGTGCAGCGCGACTATGGAGATCAGTTGCGACGTTACAGACAGTATGTGGCTGGCATCGAGTGTCTCAACAGTACGGCGAATATCACCCTAAATGAACGCACCGCAGATTTTAGTGGCACTCGGCTGGCGTTGCACACGTATCTGCAGACGCCGATGCAGCGACGCCAGCATGGACGACTTTACTTTCTGCAATTTGCACAATTCTTTTGCGGCCAGGAGGCGGACGAAAGCCATGATGAGGGCAGCGTACGCTTGAACTATACGCTCTCGCAGATGCCCGAGTTCGCTGAGGTCTTCAACTGTACGCAGGGTACACCCATGAATCCAGTCGAGCGTTGCCGATTTTGGTAG